In Antarcticibacterium arcticum, the genomic stretch GATAATAAGCGGGGCCCCGCCAACGTGCTTTATTACCTCCCCTACATCTTTGGAATAATTGGTGAATACGGTTTTCGGTAATCCCAGCCTGGCACGGGACAGTACCTGAAGGCTTCTTAATTTATCCCGGCTACGTACCAGCGCCTGCGATTCTGTAGTAGTAAAAACTCCCATCATTTCAAACTGGCGTACCACTGCAGTACCATAAAAGGTAACTGAAGCACCAATACGTGGTATAACCGCATCTGTATCTGTGATCACCTTTCCCTTGTAAAAAATTGAAGGCTTGCGTTTTTCAATAACAAGGTCGCACTTTAAAGGATCCATAACCTCTACATGATGTCCTCTTTTTTTGGCTGCCTCAATAAGGCGTTGGGTGGAATATAAATGACTATTCCTGGATAGAATTTTTATGTTCATGAGAGTTTGAATTATAAGAAACGTCGGTAAGCTCTGTGTCGACAATAAATTTTTTAGTGAGAAATTTTCTTCCTATTAAAACCGGAAATCTCATCTCCTGCCGGGCAGACAAAGTAAGTGAAATTTTAAAAATCTTCTCAAATAATTTTATGGTAGATTCCACCTGGTATCTCTTTTGGATAATTCCATTACTGCTGCGCACAAAGACTATGTCATAATCTTTGAAAATGAACTCTTTACCATTGTATAACGGGTGTTCTTCGTCCAGAAATTTACAAACGAGCATGTCGTCAATTTCTTCCATATTCTCGCAATGAATGGAAGAGGTGTAAGCACCGGTATCGATCTTTATAGAAATATTTTCCAGGTTCAATAAAGGGAAGTCTGCCTTATCAAACCTGCCTATTACTTTTTTTTCCATAACCGCAAGGTAATAAAATGATTACTCCTTGATTCTTATTGCTTCCTTAAAATATCAATAATTAGGCGTACCGGGGATTTTTTAAACCCCTATGTTTTTATAGTTTCCAAATTTTAACATTTTGGGAGTAGGCGGAATTTATGGCTCACAAGAATATGTAATACCTTTGAGGTAATGGAAACACCTGCTTTAAATGTTCAGTTACAAACCCTTCCCGAAGGTCCCGGCGTATATCAATATTACGATAAAAACGGAAAGATCCTGTATGTAGGCAAGGCCAAAAATTTAAAGAAAAGGGTCTCCTCTTATTTCACCAAACGCCACGATAGTCACAGAATAGGGGTAATGGTGAAAAAAGTACACGATATTAAACATATTGTAGTAGAATCTGAAACTGATGCGCTGCTTCTGGAAAATAACCTTATTAAAAAGCACCAACCCAGATTTAATGTCCTGCTTAAAGATGATAAGACCTATCCCTGGATTTGTATCAAGAATGAACGGTTTCCACGTGTTTTCCCCACGCGGAGACTTATAAAAGACGGGAGTGAATATTATGGCCCGTTTACCACTTTTAAAACCGTAAATACCCTTTTAGACCTTATAAAGGGTCTGTATCCTCTTAGAACCTGTAATTATGATCTGGCAGAAGAAAAGATTCAAAACGGGAAATATAAGGTTTGCCTGGAATTTCATCTCGGAAATTGTAAAGGGCCTTGTGAAGCTTTACAGGATGAAGAAGAATACAACAGGAATATTGCTGCAATAAGGGAAATTGTAAAGGGAAATTTTAAGGATTCCCTGCACCATTTCAGGCAGCAAATGAAGGAACATGCAGAGAACATGGAATTTGAAGAGGCCCAGGTTATAAAGAATAAGATCGAGGTGCTGGAAAATTACCAGTCCAGATCTACTGTGG encodes the following:
- a CDS encoding ATP-dependent zinc protease family protein; its protein translation is MEKKVIGRFDKADFPLLNLENISIKIDTGAYTSSIHCENMEEIDDMLVCKFLDEEHPLYNGKEFIFKDYDIVFVRSSNGIIQKRYQVESTIKLFEKIFKISLTLSARQEMRFPVLIGRKFLTKKFIVDTELTDVSYNSNSHEHKNSIQE